The Clostridium septicum genome contains a region encoding:
- a CDS encoding ribonuclease J, which translates to MLCKSNIKVIPLGGIGEIGKNITAFEYRDEIIVIDCGAGFPDESMYGVDLIIPDISYLKENSEKIKGIFLTHGHEDHIGALPYILKQLNIPVYGTKLTLGIVENKLKEHNILSDSVLHKVNPGDIIQFNYLKVEFIRSTHSIADSCFIAIHSPVGTILHTGDFKIDYTPIDGLVIDLERISNIAKSGVLLLMADSTNVERKGSTMSEKSIGKTFNRIFQGAEGRVIVATFASNIHRMQQIIDSSLIYGRKVVFSGRSMENISKVAIDLGYLHIPEECLITIDDIKNYPNNQITIITTGSQGEPMAALARIAFSNHRKIKIEAKDLYIISASPIPGNGKLISKVINELFKRGAEVIYEDLEEVHVSGHAYQEELKLIHTLVHPKYFMPVHGEYRHLKHHSELAESLGMANKNTFILETGDVLSLNEDFAQIDGKVKTGSIYVDGLGVGDVGTLVLRDRKQLAEDGMVTIVVAIERESYSIIAGPDLITRGFIYVKESEKLINEVKEIASIEVNKCLEKNIIEWCVLKTNIKKAVERYIYENTRRRPSVIPIIMEL; encoded by the coding sequence AAAAAATATTACTGCTTTTGAGTATAGAGATGAAATAATAGTGATAGATTGTGGCGCAGGTTTTCCGGATGAAAGTATGTATGGAGTTGATTTAATAATTCCAGATATAAGTTATTTAAAAGAAAATAGCGAAAAGATAAAAGGAATTTTTTTAACTCATGGACATGAAGATCATATAGGAGCATTACCATATATTTTAAAACAACTTAATATACCGGTATATGGAACAAAATTAACTTTAGGAATTGTGGAAAATAAATTAAAAGAACATAATATTTTATCAGATTCAGTACTACATAAAGTAAATCCTGGAGATATTATTCAATTTAATTACTTAAAGGTTGAATTTATAAGAAGTACCCATAGTATAGCTGATTCATGTTTTATAGCCATACATAGTCCAGTAGGAACTATTCTTCATACAGGAGATTTTAAAATAGACTATACGCCTATAGATGGGTTAGTTATAGATTTAGAGAGAATTTCTAATATAGCAAAATCAGGAGTATTATTATTAATGGCAGATAGTACAAATGTTGAAAGAAAGGGTTCTACAATGTCAGAGAAGTCTATTGGAAAAACCTTCAATAGAATATTTCAAGGAGCAGAAGGAAGAGTAATAGTAGCTACTTTTGCATCTAATATTCATAGAATGCAACAAATAATTGATTCCTCTTTGATATACGGAAGAAAAGTGGTATTTAGTGGGAGAAGTATGGAGAATATATCTAAAGTTGCAATAGATCTTGGATATCTTCATATACCAGAAGAATGTTTAATTACAATAGATGATATAAAAAATTATCCTAATAATCAAATAACTATTATAACTACAGGCAGTCAAGGAGAACCAATGGCAGCCCTTGCAAGGATTGCATTTTCAAATCATAGAAAGATAAAGATCGAGGCCAAGGACTTGTATATAATATCAGCATCTCCTATTCCCGGTAATGGGAAACTTATATCAAAAGTTATTAATGAATTATTTAAAAGAGGAGCTGAAGTTATATACGAAGATTTAGAAGAGGTTCATGTATCAGGTCATGCTTATCAAGAGGAATTAAAGCTTATACATACATTAGTTCATCCTAAATATTTTATGCCAGTACATGGAGAATATAGGCATTTAAAACATCACAGTGAATTGGCAGAGAGTCTAGGAATGGCTAATAAGAATACATTTATATTAGAAACAGGAGATGTTTTAAGTCTAAACGAAGATTTTGCACAAATTGATGGAAAAGTAAAAACAGGGTCAATATATGTTGATGGATTAGGGGTAGGGGATGTCGGTACTCTTGTTTTAAGGGATAGAAAGCAATTGGCAGAGGATGGTATGGTAACAATAGTAGTGGCAATTGAGAGAGAAAGTTATAGCATAATAGCAGGTCCAGATTTAATAACTAGAGGATTTATATATGTTAAAGAATCCGAAAAATTAATAAATGAAGTTAAAGAAATAGCTAGCATAGAAGTAAATAAATGCTTGGAAAAAAATATTATAGAATGGTGTGTATTAAAAACAAATATAAAAAAAGCTGTAGAAAGATATATTTATGAAAATACTAGAAGAAGGCCTAGTGTAATACCAATAATAATGGAACTTTAG